One segment of Penaeus chinensis breed Huanghai No. 1 chromosome 14, ASM1920278v2, whole genome shotgun sequence DNA contains the following:
- the LOC125032623 gene encoding uncharacterized protein LOC125032623 isoform X3, which produces MATWKARPAAQESQMSVTGEMSVVERLQYLLDTGQFADVNIRVGQGNNVVVFKAHRLLLATASQPLYRLVYAVNPHPGPTEVTTIRVHDMQPKDFEPILKYIYTDSVDCSDIKVAFELLRASKRWGLAGLGIKSLHYLEGFIDDFEPSTEEMKTNLFDLLVLSEKSLNDMCDKCWQIISKHANEIIPCEGFLRLERDIIRKMLMQKDLKFDDQLKLFEAIRDWGLRYVREKGLKMTQLGDVVEDLIKVVDFDKISDRDFVNTVLTSECLGKAEVIAFFMTHGLEIPRNLDFNNNKQLPFWLWFCATSVPELKERRGSKGGPAISLQGKKATHNHLTPVAETVNKITSLTQNGSLLEFNKVCRFRKGYRCPQKEIYQSHELRFRVDKNIKLLGVGFGFLFSSTDMGVTVHCQGPWETRQWTDIEKTYCRVSGEKQETADVRLMFSTPVRIEANQSYKVMVKIGRMSSGSSDVELWGGTGGMYYVDTEDAEFFFIKAAVDPNKRVEESEGDVKPGVITELLYQLDTGEEEKPVERRRISQPQEEEQEAQPVETTARRRRPETLKVPEIPYGRKRSPPSGAKSPDAPPVTRRREGVVSYETSPSYSSRRTSVEEYKPESFSTNRWRTRSREEDSDTKKSYDTSTKTEEYKPSSFSTNRWRTRPKPDNSETKKAEDTERKASVEEYMPTSFSTNRWRVRPKPEDSESKKTEERKTSTEEYKPDSFSTSRWRTRRTEDDASKTQDTSSSKTTTDEYKPQSYVTNRWRTRATQPEEPKDTVYGNKVYSGTATTERTSHPFMRRRESETKPSEIPFYLRKQSTEDNRPALAKSRWATTADDDRRSRDTTTRSLYSRDKDTSSVSSSLPRPSDSSSLRSRDLSSSRFGSTRDSSLSRVRDSSLSRTSTREPSLSRIRDPTTSRFGSTYSSSFSRYDSPSTQAGKTDVSSSSAGSRYSQGADTGKNSAMNKYGLDSPASGGLEENKYSSRYGVSSTIRPYTGASSAGRLTSSSLAHGSDSGATSRGSRYGISSTGSSDTSAGSRYGLSSTSGDSASKYGISSLQSRSDTSSNGTGSKYGISGGSDASKSSTSSRYGSSGSTGTRDAGRTPLSSSLSSYGSSGSGKSTTGSSRFGSTYGTGSTSAPSTRLAGGSRLLSYSSGGNKSTNNNSENCSRFCSH; this is translated from the exons ATGGCGACGTGGAAAGCGCGTCCGGCTGCCCAGG AGTCCCAGATGTCAGTCACGGGGGAAATGTCTGTGGTCGAGAGACTGCAATATCTTCTCGACACAGGACAGTTTGCTGACGTGAACATAAGGGTTGGCCAGGGAAACAACGTCGTGGTTttcaag GCTCACCGGCTGTTACTCGCAACAGCCAGCCAGCCTTTGTATAGGTTAGTGTACGCTGTGAATCCCCATCCTGGTCCTACCGAGGTAACCACGATCAGGGTCCATGACATGCAGCCTAAGGACTTCGAACCCATCTTGAA GTACATCTACACGGACAGCGTCGACTGCTCGGATATCAAGGTGGCGTTCGAACTGCTTCGCGCGAGCAAGCGGTGGGGACTCGCCGGCCTCGGGATCAAGAGCCTCCATTACCTCGAAGGCTTCATCGACGACTTCGAACCCTCCACCGAGGAGATGAAGACCAACCTGTTCGACCTGCTGGTGCTGTCCGAGAAGAGTTTGAACGACATGTGCGACAAGTGCTGGCAGATCATCTCGAAGCACGCCAACGAGATCATCCCCTGCGAGGGTTTTCTGAGACTCGAGCGGGACATCATTCGGAAGATGCTGATGCAGAAGGACCTCAAGTTCGACGACCAGCTGAAGCTCTTCGAGGCCATCAGGGACTGGGGTCTCCGCTACGTCAGGGAGAAGGGCCTCAAGATGACCCAGCTTGGGGACGTCGTCGAGGACCTCATCAAAGTGGTGGACTTCGACAAGATCTCCGACAGGGACTTCGTCAACACCGTCTTGACCTCGGAGTGTCTCGGGAAGGCCGAGGTCATCGCCTTCTTCATGACCCACGGCCTCGAGATTCCCAGGAACCTcgacttcaacaacaacaaacag CTTCCGTTCTGGTTGTGGTTTTGTGCAACCTCTGTCCCCGagttgaaggagaggagaggttcgAAGGGAGGTCCTGCCATCAGCCTCCAGGGCAAGAAGGCAACTCACAACCACCTCACGCCCGTAGCCGAGACCGTGAACAAA ATAACTTCTCTCACACAGAACGGCTCTTTGCTTGAGTTTAACAAAGTCTGCAGGTTCCGGAAAGGTTACAGATGTCCGCAGAAAGAG ATCTACCAGTCTCACGAGCTGAGGTTCCGTGTGGACAAGAACATCAAGCTTTTGGGCGTTGGTTTTGGTTTTCTGTTCAGTAGCACAGACATGGGCGTGACAGTCCATTGTCAAGGTCCTTGGGAGACGCGTCAGTGGACAGATATAGAGAAG ACATACTGCCGTGTATCTGGGGAAAAACAAGAGACAGCAGATGTGCGCCTGATGTTCTCCACACCCGTCAGAATCGAAGCAAATCAGAGTTATAAG GTTATGGTGAAGATTGGACGGATGAGCTCTGGCAGTTCGGATGTGGAGCTCTGGGGTGGAACAGGTGGAATGTACTATGTGGATACAGAAGATGCAGAGTTCTTCTTTATCAAGGCAGCAGTAGACCCCAACAAGAGAGttgaagagagtgaaggagatgtCAAGCCTGGTGTGATAACTGAGCTCCTTTACCAACTGGACACTGGTGAAGAGGAGAAGCCCGTTGAGAGACGTCGCATTTCACAGCCccaagaggaagaacaggaggccCAACCAGTGGAGACAACCGCCCGACGTCGACGACCAGAAACACTCAAGGTGCCTGAGATACCCTATGGCCGTAAACGCTCCCCTCCCTCTGGTGCCAAATCCCCTGATGCACCTCCGGTTACCAGACGTCGGGAAGGTGTTGTTAGTTACGAAACTTCACCATCGTACAGCAGCAGAAGGACATCTGTTGAAGAATACAAGCCAGAGAGCTTCTCTACTAACAGGTGGAGAACCAGGAGTAGAGAAGAAGACTCAGACACCAAGAAGTCCTATGACACCTCGACTAAGACTGAAGAATATAAACCCTCGAGTTTCTCTACCAACAGGTGGAGAACAAGACCGAAACCAGACAATTCAGAGACTAAGAAAGCAGAAGACACTGAAAGAAAGGCTTCTGTTGAAGAATACATGCCCACCAGTTTCTCGACCAATAGGTGGCGAGTGCGGCCTAAGCCAGAGGATTCGGAAAGCAAGAAGACTGAAGAAAGGAAGACATCGACAGAAGAATACAAACCTGATAGCTTTTCTACAAGCAGATGGCGTACTCGACGAACTGAAGACGATGCTTCCAAAACACAAGACACTAGTAGCAGTAAGACCACAACAGATGAATACAAACCACAAAGCTATGTCACTAACAGATGGAGAACGAGAGCGACCCAGCCAGAGGAACCGAAGGATACAGTCTATGGAAACAAAGTATACTCAGGCACTGCCACTACAGAGAGGACGTCCCACCCATTCATGAGGCGTCGAGAATCGGAAACCAAGCCCTCAGAGATCCCTTTCTACCTCAGGAAACAGTCAACCGAAGACAATCGTCCAGCTCTTGCCAAAAGCAGGTGGGCGACGACTGCAGACGACGACCGACGTTCGCGAGATACAACGACCCGAAGTCTGTATTCCCGGGATAAGGACACGAGTAgcgtctcctcctccctgcctcgtCCAAGTGATTCCTCGAGTCTTAGGAGTCGCGACCTGTCCTCAAGTCGTTTCGGATCCACCAGAGACTCTTCCTTGTCCCGGGTGAGGGATTCCTCACTGTCTCGCACAAGCACAAGAGAACCTTCCCTCTCACGCATCAGGGATCCGACAACCTCTCGTTTTGGCAGTACCTACAGCAGCAGTTTCAGTAGGTATGATTCTCCTTCTACCCAAGCAGGCAAGACTGATGTTAGCAGCAGCAGTGCTGGGAGCAGGTACAGCCAGGGCGCTGATACCGGCAAGAACAGTGCAATGAATAAGTATGGTCTAGATTCCCCAGCTTCAGGAGGACTTGAGGAGAACAAATATAGTAGTAGGTATGGTGTATCTTCTACCATTCGACCATACACTGGTGCTAGTAGTGCCGGTAGGCTGACTTCATCCTCCTTGGCTCATGGCTCTGACTCCGGTGCCACGAGCAGAGGTAGCAGGTATGGCATATCTTCAACAGGTAGTTCTGACACGAGTGCCGGGAGTAGGTATGGCTTGTCATCCACTTCTGGCGACAGCGCCTCTAAATATGGCATATCTTCATTACAAAGTAGATCTGATACTAGTAGTAACGGCACCGGAAGTAAATATGGCATTTCCGGTGGGAGTGATGCTAGTAAGAGTAGCACTAGTTCTAGATATGGCAGTTCCGGCAGCACAGGAACCCGCGACGCTGGAAGGACTCCGCTTAGTTCATCATTGAGCTCTTACGGAAGTTCTGGCAGCGGAAAGTCCACAACAGGCAGCAGCAGGTTTGGCTCGACCTATGGCACAGGGTCAACCTCTGCACCATCTACCAGGCTCGCCGGCGGTAGCAGACTGCTTTCGTACAGTAGCGGTGGCAACAAGAGCACCAACAACAATAGCGAAAACTGCAGTAGATTCTGTAGTCACTAG
- the LOC125032623 gene encoding uncharacterized protein LOC125032623 isoform X2, with protein sequence MATWKARPAAQGTPASSWEEPGSPDSAPSTMATPSPTHSPCMDSNDPMEDSGFHDWLGMEDGTAESQMSVTGEMSVVERLQYLLDTGQFADVNIRVGQGNNVVVFKAHRLLLATASQPLYRLVYAVNPHPGPTEVTTIRVHDMQPKDFEPILKYIYTDSVDCSDIKVAFELLRASKRWGLAGLGIKSLHYLEGFIDDFEPSTEEMKTNLFDLLVLSEKSLNDMCDKCWQIISKHANEIIPCEGFLRLERDIIRKMLMQKDLKFDDQLKLFEAIRDWGLRYVREKGLKMTQLGDVVEDLIKVVDFDKISDRDFVNTVLTSECLGKAEVIAFFMTHGLEIPRNLDFNNNKQITSLTQNGSLLEFNKVCRFRKGYRCPQKEIYQSHELRFRVDKNIKLLGVGFGFLFSSTDMGVTVHCQGPWETRQWTDIEKTYCRVSGEKQETADVRLMFSTPVRIEANQSYKVMVKIGRMSSGSSDVELWGGTGGMYYVDTEDAEFFFIKAAVDPNKRVEESEGDVKPGVITELLYQLDTGEEEKPVERRRISQPQEEEQEAQPVETTARRRRPETLKVPEIPYGRKRSPPSGAKSPDAPPVTRRREGVVSYETSPSYSSRRTSVEEYKPESFSTNRWRTRSREEDSDTKKSYDTSTKTEEYKPSSFSTNRWRTRPKPDNSETKKAEDTERKASVEEYMPTSFSTNRWRVRPKPEDSESKKTEERKTSTEEYKPDSFSTSRWRTRRTEDDASKTQDTSSSKTTTDEYKPQSYVTNRWRTRATQPEEPKDTVYGNKVYSGTATTERTSHPFMRRRESETKPSEIPFYLRKQSTEDNRPALAKSRWATTADDDRRSRDTTTRSLYSRDKDTSSVSSSLPRPSDSSSLRSRDLSSSRFGSTRDSSLSRVRDSSLSRTSTREPSLSRIRDPTTSRFGSTYSSSFSRYDSPSTQAGKTDVSSSSAGSRYSQGADTGKNSAMNKYGLDSPASGGLEENKYSSRYGVSSTIRPYTGASSAGRLTSSSLAHGSDSGATSRGSRYGISSTGSSDTSAGSRYGLSSTSGDSASKYGISSLQSRSDTSSNGTGSKYGISGGSDASKSSTSSRYGSSGSTGTRDAGRTPLSSSLSSYGSSGSGKSTTGSSRFGSTYGTGSTSAPSTRLAGGSRLLSYSSGGNKSTNNNSENCSRFCSH encoded by the exons ATGGCGACGTGGAAAGCGCGTCCGGCTGCCCAGGGTACACCCGCCTCTTCGTGGGAGGAGCCTGGAAGCCCAGACTCCGCCCCTTCCACAATGGCcacgccctcccccacccactccccctgcaTGGATAGTAACGACCCCATGGAGGATAGTGGGTTCCATGACTGGCTGGGTATGGAGGATGGAACAGCTg AGTCCCAGATGTCAGTCACGGGGGAAATGTCTGTGGTCGAGAGACTGCAATATCTTCTCGACACAGGACAGTTTGCTGACGTGAACATAAGGGTTGGCCAGGGAAACAACGTCGTGGTTttcaag GCTCACCGGCTGTTACTCGCAACAGCCAGCCAGCCTTTGTATAGGTTAGTGTACGCTGTGAATCCCCATCCTGGTCCTACCGAGGTAACCACGATCAGGGTCCATGACATGCAGCCTAAGGACTTCGAACCCATCTTGAA GTACATCTACACGGACAGCGTCGACTGCTCGGATATCAAGGTGGCGTTCGAACTGCTTCGCGCGAGCAAGCGGTGGGGACTCGCCGGCCTCGGGATCAAGAGCCTCCATTACCTCGAAGGCTTCATCGACGACTTCGAACCCTCCACCGAGGAGATGAAGACCAACCTGTTCGACCTGCTGGTGCTGTCCGAGAAGAGTTTGAACGACATGTGCGACAAGTGCTGGCAGATCATCTCGAAGCACGCCAACGAGATCATCCCCTGCGAGGGTTTTCTGAGACTCGAGCGGGACATCATTCGGAAGATGCTGATGCAGAAGGACCTCAAGTTCGACGACCAGCTGAAGCTCTTCGAGGCCATCAGGGACTGGGGTCTCCGCTACGTCAGGGAGAAGGGCCTCAAGATGACCCAGCTTGGGGACGTCGTCGAGGACCTCATCAAAGTGGTGGACTTCGACAAGATCTCCGACAGGGACTTCGTCAACACCGTCTTGACCTCGGAGTGTCTCGGGAAGGCCGAGGTCATCGCCTTCTTCATGACCCACGGCCTCGAGATTCCCAGGAACCTcgacttcaacaacaacaaacag ATAACTTCTCTCACACAGAACGGCTCTTTGCTTGAGTTTAACAAAGTCTGCAGGTTCCGGAAAGGTTACAGATGTCCGCAGAAAGAG ATCTACCAGTCTCACGAGCTGAGGTTCCGTGTGGACAAGAACATCAAGCTTTTGGGCGTTGGTTTTGGTTTTCTGTTCAGTAGCACAGACATGGGCGTGACAGTCCATTGTCAAGGTCCTTGGGAGACGCGTCAGTGGACAGATATAGAGAAG ACATACTGCCGTGTATCTGGGGAAAAACAAGAGACAGCAGATGTGCGCCTGATGTTCTCCACACCCGTCAGAATCGAAGCAAATCAGAGTTATAAG GTTATGGTGAAGATTGGACGGATGAGCTCTGGCAGTTCGGATGTGGAGCTCTGGGGTGGAACAGGTGGAATGTACTATGTGGATACAGAAGATGCAGAGTTCTTCTTTATCAAGGCAGCAGTAGACCCCAACAAGAGAGttgaagagagtgaaggagatgtCAAGCCTGGTGTGATAACTGAGCTCCTTTACCAACTGGACACTGGTGAAGAGGAGAAGCCCGTTGAGAGACGTCGCATTTCACAGCCccaagaggaagaacaggaggccCAACCAGTGGAGACAACCGCCCGACGTCGACGACCAGAAACACTCAAGGTGCCTGAGATACCCTATGGCCGTAAACGCTCCCCTCCCTCTGGTGCCAAATCCCCTGATGCACCTCCGGTTACCAGACGTCGGGAAGGTGTTGTTAGTTACGAAACTTCACCATCGTACAGCAGCAGAAGGACATCTGTTGAAGAATACAAGCCAGAGAGCTTCTCTACTAACAGGTGGAGAACCAGGAGTAGAGAAGAAGACTCAGACACCAAGAAGTCCTATGACACCTCGACTAAGACTGAAGAATATAAACCCTCGAGTTTCTCTACCAACAGGTGGAGAACAAGACCGAAACCAGACAATTCAGAGACTAAGAAAGCAGAAGACACTGAAAGAAAGGCTTCTGTTGAAGAATACATGCCCACCAGTTTCTCGACCAATAGGTGGCGAGTGCGGCCTAAGCCAGAGGATTCGGAAAGCAAGAAGACTGAAGAAAGGAAGACATCGACAGAAGAATACAAACCTGATAGCTTTTCTACAAGCAGATGGCGTACTCGACGAACTGAAGACGATGCTTCCAAAACACAAGACACTAGTAGCAGTAAGACCACAACAGATGAATACAAACCACAAAGCTATGTCACTAACAGATGGAGAACGAGAGCGACCCAGCCAGAGGAACCGAAGGATACAGTCTATGGAAACAAAGTATACTCAGGCACTGCCACTACAGAGAGGACGTCCCACCCATTCATGAGGCGTCGAGAATCGGAAACCAAGCCCTCAGAGATCCCTTTCTACCTCAGGAAACAGTCAACCGAAGACAATCGTCCAGCTCTTGCCAAAAGCAGGTGGGCGACGACTGCAGACGACGACCGACGTTCGCGAGATACAACGACCCGAAGTCTGTATTCCCGGGATAAGGACACGAGTAgcgtctcctcctccctgcctcgtCCAAGTGATTCCTCGAGTCTTAGGAGTCGCGACCTGTCCTCAAGTCGTTTCGGATCCACCAGAGACTCTTCCTTGTCCCGGGTGAGGGATTCCTCACTGTCTCGCACAAGCACAAGAGAACCTTCCCTCTCACGCATCAGGGATCCGACAACCTCTCGTTTTGGCAGTACCTACAGCAGCAGTTTCAGTAGGTATGATTCTCCTTCTACCCAAGCAGGCAAGACTGATGTTAGCAGCAGCAGTGCTGGGAGCAGGTACAGCCAGGGCGCTGATACCGGCAAGAACAGTGCAATGAATAAGTATGGTCTAGATTCCCCAGCTTCAGGAGGACTTGAGGAGAACAAATATAGTAGTAGGTATGGTGTATCTTCTACCATTCGACCATACACTGGTGCTAGTAGTGCCGGTAGGCTGACTTCATCCTCCTTGGCTCATGGCTCTGACTCCGGTGCCACGAGCAGAGGTAGCAGGTATGGCATATCTTCAACAGGTAGTTCTGACACGAGTGCCGGGAGTAGGTATGGCTTGTCATCCACTTCTGGCGACAGCGCCTCTAAATATGGCATATCTTCATTACAAAGTAGATCTGATACTAGTAGTAACGGCACCGGAAGTAAATATGGCATTTCCGGTGGGAGTGATGCTAGTAAGAGTAGCACTAGTTCTAGATATGGCAGTTCCGGCAGCACAGGAACCCGCGACGCTGGAAGGACTCCGCTTAGTTCATCATTGAGCTCTTACGGAAGTTCTGGCAGCGGAAAGTCCACAACAGGCAGCAGCAGGTTTGGCTCGACCTATGGCACAGGGTCAACCTCTGCACCATCTACCAGGCTCGCCGGCGGTAGCAGACTGCTTTCGTACAGTAGCGGTGGCAACAAGAGCACCAACAACAATAGCGAAAACTGCAGTAGATTCTGTAGTCACTAG
- the LOC125032623 gene encoding uncharacterized protein LOC125032623 isoform X1: MATWKARPAAQGTPASSWEEPGSPDSAPSTMATPSPTHSPCMDSNDPMEDSGFHDWLGMEDGTAESQMSVTGEMSVVERLQYLLDTGQFADVNIRVGQGNNVVVFKAHRLLLATASQPLYRLVYAVNPHPGPTEVTTIRVHDMQPKDFEPILKYIYTDSVDCSDIKVAFELLRASKRWGLAGLGIKSLHYLEGFIDDFEPSTEEMKTNLFDLLVLSEKSLNDMCDKCWQIISKHANEIIPCEGFLRLERDIIRKMLMQKDLKFDDQLKLFEAIRDWGLRYVREKGLKMTQLGDVVEDLIKVVDFDKISDRDFVNTVLTSECLGKAEVIAFFMTHGLEIPRNLDFNNNKQLPFWLWFCATSVPELKERRGSKGGPAISLQGKKATHNHLTPVAETVNKITSLTQNGSLLEFNKVCRFRKGYRCPQKEIYQSHELRFRVDKNIKLLGVGFGFLFSSTDMGVTVHCQGPWETRQWTDIEKTYCRVSGEKQETADVRLMFSTPVRIEANQSYKVMVKIGRMSSGSSDVELWGGTGGMYYVDTEDAEFFFIKAAVDPNKRVEESEGDVKPGVITELLYQLDTGEEEKPVERRRISQPQEEEQEAQPVETTARRRRPETLKVPEIPYGRKRSPPSGAKSPDAPPVTRRREGVVSYETSPSYSSRRTSVEEYKPESFSTNRWRTRSREEDSDTKKSYDTSTKTEEYKPSSFSTNRWRTRPKPDNSETKKAEDTERKASVEEYMPTSFSTNRWRVRPKPEDSESKKTEERKTSTEEYKPDSFSTSRWRTRRTEDDASKTQDTSSSKTTTDEYKPQSYVTNRWRTRATQPEEPKDTVYGNKVYSGTATTERTSHPFMRRRESETKPSEIPFYLRKQSTEDNRPALAKSRWATTADDDRRSRDTTTRSLYSRDKDTSSVSSSLPRPSDSSSLRSRDLSSSRFGSTRDSSLSRVRDSSLSRTSTREPSLSRIRDPTTSRFGSTYSSSFSRYDSPSTQAGKTDVSSSSAGSRYSQGADTGKNSAMNKYGLDSPASGGLEENKYSSRYGVSSTIRPYTGASSAGRLTSSSLAHGSDSGATSRGSRYGISSTGSSDTSAGSRYGLSSTSGDSASKYGISSLQSRSDTSSNGTGSKYGISGGSDASKSSTSSRYGSSGSTGTRDAGRTPLSSSLSSYGSSGSGKSTTGSSRFGSTYGTGSTSAPSTRLAGGSRLLSYSSGGNKSTNNNSENCSRFCSH; encoded by the exons ATGGCGACGTGGAAAGCGCGTCCGGCTGCCCAGGGTACACCCGCCTCTTCGTGGGAGGAGCCTGGAAGCCCAGACTCCGCCCCTTCCACAATGGCcacgccctcccccacccactccccctgcaTGGATAGTAACGACCCCATGGAGGATAGTGGGTTCCATGACTGGCTGGGTATGGAGGATGGAACAGCTg AGTCCCAGATGTCAGTCACGGGGGAAATGTCTGTGGTCGAGAGACTGCAATATCTTCTCGACACAGGACAGTTTGCTGACGTGAACATAAGGGTTGGCCAGGGAAACAACGTCGTGGTTttcaag GCTCACCGGCTGTTACTCGCAACAGCCAGCCAGCCTTTGTATAGGTTAGTGTACGCTGTGAATCCCCATCCTGGTCCTACCGAGGTAACCACGATCAGGGTCCATGACATGCAGCCTAAGGACTTCGAACCCATCTTGAA GTACATCTACACGGACAGCGTCGACTGCTCGGATATCAAGGTGGCGTTCGAACTGCTTCGCGCGAGCAAGCGGTGGGGACTCGCCGGCCTCGGGATCAAGAGCCTCCATTACCTCGAAGGCTTCATCGACGACTTCGAACCCTCCACCGAGGAGATGAAGACCAACCTGTTCGACCTGCTGGTGCTGTCCGAGAAGAGTTTGAACGACATGTGCGACAAGTGCTGGCAGATCATCTCGAAGCACGCCAACGAGATCATCCCCTGCGAGGGTTTTCTGAGACTCGAGCGGGACATCATTCGGAAGATGCTGATGCAGAAGGACCTCAAGTTCGACGACCAGCTGAAGCTCTTCGAGGCCATCAGGGACTGGGGTCTCCGCTACGTCAGGGAGAAGGGCCTCAAGATGACCCAGCTTGGGGACGTCGTCGAGGACCTCATCAAAGTGGTGGACTTCGACAAGATCTCCGACAGGGACTTCGTCAACACCGTCTTGACCTCGGAGTGTCTCGGGAAGGCCGAGGTCATCGCCTTCTTCATGACCCACGGCCTCGAGATTCCCAGGAACCTcgacttcaacaacaacaaacag CTTCCGTTCTGGTTGTGGTTTTGTGCAACCTCTGTCCCCGagttgaaggagaggagaggttcgAAGGGAGGTCCTGCCATCAGCCTCCAGGGCAAGAAGGCAACTCACAACCACCTCACGCCCGTAGCCGAGACCGTGAACAAA ATAACTTCTCTCACACAGAACGGCTCTTTGCTTGAGTTTAACAAAGTCTGCAGGTTCCGGAAAGGTTACAGATGTCCGCAGAAAGAG ATCTACCAGTCTCACGAGCTGAGGTTCCGTGTGGACAAGAACATCAAGCTTTTGGGCGTTGGTTTTGGTTTTCTGTTCAGTAGCACAGACATGGGCGTGACAGTCCATTGTCAAGGTCCTTGGGAGACGCGTCAGTGGACAGATATAGAGAAG ACATACTGCCGTGTATCTGGGGAAAAACAAGAGACAGCAGATGTGCGCCTGATGTTCTCCACACCCGTCAGAATCGAAGCAAATCAGAGTTATAAG GTTATGGTGAAGATTGGACGGATGAGCTCTGGCAGTTCGGATGTGGAGCTCTGGGGTGGAACAGGTGGAATGTACTATGTGGATACAGAAGATGCAGAGTTCTTCTTTATCAAGGCAGCAGTAGACCCCAACAAGAGAGttgaagagagtgaaggagatgtCAAGCCTGGTGTGATAACTGAGCTCCTTTACCAACTGGACACTGGTGAAGAGGAGAAGCCCGTTGAGAGACGTCGCATTTCACAGCCccaagaggaagaacaggaggccCAACCAGTGGAGACAACCGCCCGACGTCGACGACCAGAAACACTCAAGGTGCCTGAGATACCCTATGGCCGTAAACGCTCCCCTCCCTCTGGTGCCAAATCCCCTGATGCACCTCCGGTTACCAGACGTCGGGAAGGTGTTGTTAGTTACGAAACTTCACCATCGTACAGCAGCAGAAGGACATCTGTTGAAGAATACAAGCCAGAGAGCTTCTCTACTAACAGGTGGAGAACCAGGAGTAGAGAAGAAGACTCAGACACCAAGAAGTCCTATGACACCTCGACTAAGACTGAAGAATATAAACCCTCGAGTTTCTCTACCAACAGGTGGAGAACAAGACCGAAACCAGACAATTCAGAGACTAAGAAAGCAGAAGACACTGAAAGAAAGGCTTCTGTTGAAGAATACATGCCCACCAGTTTCTCGACCAATAGGTGGCGAGTGCGGCCTAAGCCAGAGGATTCGGAAAGCAAGAAGACTGAAGAAAGGAAGACATCGACAGAAGAATACAAACCTGATAGCTTTTCTACAAGCAGATGGCGTACTCGACGAACTGAAGACGATGCTTCCAAAACACAAGACACTAGTAGCAGTAAGACCACAACAGATGAATACAAACCACAAAGCTATGTCACTAACAGATGGAGAACGAGAGCGACCCAGCCAGAGGAACCGAAGGATACAGTCTATGGAAACAAAGTATACTCAGGCACTGCCACTACAGAGAGGACGTCCCACCCATTCATGAGGCGTCGAGAATCGGAAACCAAGCCCTCAGAGATCCCTTTCTACCTCAGGAAACAGTCAACCGAAGACAATCGTCCAGCTCTTGCCAAAAGCAGGTGGGCGACGACTGCAGACGACGACCGACGTTCGCGAGATACAACGACCCGAAGTCTGTATTCCCGGGATAAGGACACGAGTAgcgtctcctcctccctgcctcgtCCAAGTGATTCCTCGAGTCTTAGGAGTCGCGACCTGTCCTCAAGTCGTTTCGGATCCACCAGAGACTCTTCCTTGTCCCGGGTGAGGGATTCCTCACTGTCTCGCACAAGCACAAGAGAACCTTCCCTCTCACGCATCAGGGATCCGACAACCTCTCGTTTTGGCAGTACCTACAGCAGCAGTTTCAGTAGGTATGATTCTCCTTCTACCCAAGCAGGCAAGACTGATGTTAGCAGCAGCAGTGCTGGGAGCAGGTACAGCCAGGGCGCTGATACCGGCAAGAACAGTGCAATGAATAAGTATGGTCTAGATTCCCCAGCTTCAGGAGGACTTGAGGAGAACAAATATAGTAGTAGGTATGGTGTATCTTCTACCATTCGACCATACACTGGTGCTAGTAGTGCCGGTAGGCTGACTTCATCCTCCTTGGCTCATGGCTCTGACTCCGGTGCCACGAGCAGAGGTAGCAGGTATGGCATATCTTCAACAGGTAGTTCTGACACGAGTGCCGGGAGTAGGTATGGCTTGTCATCCACTTCTGGCGACAGCGCCTCTAAATATGGCATATCTTCATTACAAAGTAGATCTGATACTAGTAGTAACGGCACCGGAAGTAAATATGGCATTTCCGGTGGGAGTGATGCTAGTAAGAGTAGCACTAGTTCTAGATATGGCAGTTCCGGCAGCACAGGAACCCGCGACGCTGGAAGGACTCCGCTTAGTTCATCATTGAGCTCTTACGGAAGTTCTGGCAGCGGAAAGTCCACAACAGGCAGCAGCAGGTTTGGCTCGACCTATGGCACAGGGTCAACCTCTGCACCATCTACCAGGCTCGCCGGCGGTAGCAGACTGCTTTCGTACAGTAGCGGTGGCAACAAGAGCACCAACAACAATAGCGAAAACTGCAGTAGATTCTGTAGTCACTAG